From Paracoccus suum, the proteins below share one genomic window:
- a CDS encoding sulfotransferase family protein, whose protein sequence is MREMAWDNNGKGRDPLIVGIGAQKAGTSWLSQMLGQHPQVWATPFKETHFFNHRFIPEHRQWIDWHFRKKPEEIRARYLRRGEIIPPAMEGYITSVSTSPDIYSDKWYRGIFHPAPEGTLPLDVTPEFSTLPEEGVAFAAQMLPETRFVYLIRDPADRAASQLRMNLARERRTPENLDAWMKEVANPVLANRGDYAAYLPRWRKHFGHRLLVLPYGRIKHDPRGLLAEVERHCGLIQWDYANPKVRVFEGPKDIEVPPEAMAALRDRLRPQYDFLSDEFGPYFLDDIR, encoded by the coding sequence ATGCGTGAAATGGCTTGGGACAACAACGGCAAGGGCCGCGATCCCCTGATCGTGGGGATCGGCGCACAAAAGGCCGGGACCTCCTGGCTAAGCCAGATGCTGGGCCAGCACCCGCAGGTCTGGGCGACGCCTTTCAAGGAAACCCATTTCTTCAATCACCGCTTCATTCCCGAGCACCGCCAGTGGATCGACTGGCACTTTCGCAAAAAGCCCGAGGAGATTCGCGCCCGTTACCTGCGCCGTGGTGAGATCATTCCGCCGGCGATGGAAGGATATATCACAAGCGTTTCGACCTCGCCGGACATATATTCCGACAAATGGTATCGCGGGATATTCCATCCTGCGCCCGAAGGAACTCTGCCTCTGGACGTAACGCCGGAGTTTTCGACCCTGCCTGAGGAGGGGGTCGCGTTTGCCGCGCAGATGCTGCCCGAAACGCGGTTCGTGTATCTGATCCGCGATCCGGCCGATCGCGCGGCATCGCAACTGCGCATGAACCTCGCGCGCGAGCGCCGGACGCCGGAAAACCTTGATGCCTGGATGAAAGAGGTCGCGAACCCGGTCCTCGCCAATCGCGGGGACTATGCCGCTTATCTGCCGCGCTGGCGAAAGCACTTCGGGCATCGGCTGCTGGTGCTGCCCTATGGGCGGATCAAACATGATCCGCGCGGCCTGTTGGCCGAGGTCGAACGGCATTGCGGCCTGATCCAATGGGATTATGCCAATCCCAAGGTGCGAGTATTCGAGGGGCCCAAGGACATCGAGGTGCCGCCCGAGGCAATGGCCGCACTGCGCGACAGATTGCGGCCGCAGTATGATTTCCTGTCGGACGAATTCGGGCCGTATTTCCTTGATGATATCCGTTAG
- the rimO gene encoding 30S ribosomal protein S12 methylthiotransferase RimO, which produces MTLNPPDLRPDRARTLLPEAPLRPGQPRIGMVSLGCPKALVDSERILTRLRAEGYAISPDYEGADAVIVNTCGFLDSAKAESLEAIGEAIAANGKVIVTGCLGAEPDYITGAHPSVLAVTGPQQYEQVLDAVHASVPPQPDPFVDLLPASGVRLTPRHYAYLKISEGCNHACKFCIIPDMRGKLVSRPAHAVVREAERLAEAGVRELLVISQDTSAYGLDLRHAEERGHRAHITDLARDLGSLGMWIRLHYVYPYPHVRQLIPLMAEGLVLPYLDIPFQHAHPDTLRRMARPAAAVRTLDEIAAWRGICPDLTLRSTFIVGYPGETEAEFQTLLDWLDEAQLDRVGCFQYEDVKGARANLLPDHVAPEVKQDRWDRFMAKAQAISAGKLAARVGRRETVMVDSVDEAGATCRTKADAPEVDGNLFIDEGFEALNAGDMVEVTVDEAGEYDLWGRL; this is translated from the coding sequence ATGACCCTGAACCCGCCCGACCTGCGCCCCGACCGCGCTCGCACCCTTTTGCCGGAGGCCCCTCTGCGGCCTGGCCAGCCCCGCATCGGGATGGTCAGCCTCGGCTGCCCCAAGGCGCTGGTCGACAGCGAGCGTATCCTGACCCGCCTGCGGGCCGAGGGTTACGCCATAAGCCCCGATTACGAGGGCGCCGACGCGGTCATCGTGAATACCTGCGGCTTTCTGGACAGCGCCAAGGCGGAAAGCCTCGAGGCCATCGGCGAGGCGATCGCCGCCAACGGCAAGGTCATCGTCACCGGCTGCCTCGGGGCCGAGCCGGACTACATCACCGGGGCCCATCCCTCGGTTCTGGCTGTGACCGGTCCACAGCAATACGAGCAGGTGCTGGACGCCGTCCATGCCAGCGTGCCGCCTCAGCCGGACCCGTTCGTGGACCTGTTGCCCGCCTCCGGCGTACGCCTGACGCCGCGTCATTATGCCTATCTGAAGATTTCGGAAGGCTGCAATCACGCCTGCAAATTCTGCATCATCCCCGACATGCGCGGCAAACTGGTCAGCCGGCCGGCGCATGCCGTCGTCCGCGAGGCCGAGCGGCTGGCGGAGGCAGGCGTGCGCGAACTCCTCGTCATCAGTCAGGACACCTCCGCATATGGCCTCGATCTGCGCCATGCCGAGGAGCGCGGCCACCGCGCCCATATCACCGATCTGGCACGCGATCTGGGCAGTCTGGGGATGTGGATCCGGTTGCACTATGTCTATCCCTACCCGCATGTGCGCCAACTGATTCCGCTGATGGCCGAGGGGCTGGTGCTGCCCTACCTGGATATCCCGTTCCAGCATGCGCATCCCGATACCCTGCGCCGCATGGCCCGCCCGGCCGCGGCCGTACGTACCTTGGACGAGATCGCCGCCTGGCGCGGCATCTGCCCGGACCTGACGCTGCGCTCGACCTTCATCGTCGGCTATCCGGGCGAGACCGAGGCCGAGTTCCAGACCCTGCTCGACTGGCTGGACGAGGCGCAACTCGACCGCGTCGGCTGCTTTCAGTACGAGGACGTCAAGGGCGCGCGGGCGAACCTGCTGCCCGATCACGTCGCCCCCGAGGTCAAACAGGACCGCTGGGACCGCTTCATGGCCAAGGCGCAAGCGATCAGCGCAGGCAAGCTGGCCGCCCGGGTCGGCCGGCGCGAGACGGTGATGGTCGACAGCGTGGACGAAGCGGGCGCCACCTGCCGGACCAAGGCAGACGCGCCGGAGGTCGACGGCAACCTGTTCATCGACGAAGGCTTCGAGGCGCTGAACGCCGGCGATATGGTCGAAGTGACGGTGGACGAGGCCGGGGAATATGATCTGTGGGGCCGGCTGTGA
- a CDS encoding ComEC/Rec2 family competence protein, whose amino-acid sequence MRSGSGTLTGVVLAPYATRPRAQAAAPPARPSALARAGWFPWLPVWLAFGIGLWFALPVEPGPLAYALAGVTVLGGLGAWWRVPRLAESGALPWAMSDGFRLAGLALAVAAAGFAVAGIRSAQVAAPILGWRYHGPIEGRLVEVDRSARDRIRLTLDQVALRDLAPSRTPRRVRLSLGEEGVATPIPPPGTRVMTTGYLGPPPGPAAPGSFDFRRQAWFEGLGAIGYTRNPVMVAEPSVGGAQMWLQRLRQRMSLAMQQAIGGQEGAVASALMTGDRSGIAEATNAVMRDANLYHIVSISGLHMSMLAGFIYGALRIALSALSAATGRGAGRPVHKLAAGVALAAAAFYMALSDGGVATERAFVMIAVMLGAIIVDRRAISLRTVALAALILLVLSPEALTQPGFQMSFAATVGLILSAGPWSRVSPRVPRLLRPVAMLLLSSAVAGFATAPLAAAHFNRMSEYGLLANLLAVPLMGAVVMPGGVIAALLAPVGFAQPALWIMGIGTGLMLDIARFISGLHGAVSTVPSPPGAVIPLLGLGGVLLALGGGGLGLPHGMVRGIGAAVLTLAMALWLTATRPALLIAAEADAVGLLTPAGRTMSKPKGGSFAVATWLAEDGDIASSEAAGNRAGWSGPAGVRTAQLPNGRTVVHLTGKGAEDALAATCKNGGVVVAAIDDRPRGSGERVPSRGAAQGQGGSAGTAKAAIDWKSAANVTRTGNKEGSNKEARSRGRDTSAGAEKQIADCQRIDLNSLRLTGAVAISADGSMRTVRDAAGDRPWSGRAKNARPRFADLQFRRGGRVQATPDKTYSDSSTRKAIPRGQDQEANGSLSPGQRGPDQQAGGRAE is encoded by the coding sequence GTGCGGTCAGGATCGGGGACACTGACCGGCGTAGTGCTGGCGCCATACGCCACCCGGCCGCGCGCCCAAGCGGCGGCGCCCCCCGCCCGCCCCTCTGCGCTGGCGCGGGCCGGCTGGTTTCCCTGGCTACCGGTCTGGCTGGCATTCGGGATCGGACTATGGTTCGCGCTGCCGGTCGAACCGGGACCACTGGCGTATGCGCTAGCTGGGGTCACTGTCCTCGGCGGTCTGGGAGCATGGTGGCGGGTGCCGCGCCTGGCGGAGAGCGGCGCCCTTCCGTGGGCGATGAGTGATGGCTTTCGGCTGGCCGGACTGGCCCTCGCCGTCGCTGCCGCAGGGTTCGCGGTCGCCGGCATTCGCTCGGCCCAGGTGGCGGCGCCGATTCTCGGCTGGCGCTACCACGGCCCGATCGAAGGCCGTCTGGTCGAGGTTGACCGCTCGGCGCGCGATCGTATCCGGCTGACGTTGGACCAGGTGGCCTTGCGCGACCTCGCCCCGTCCCGAACCCCGCGCCGGGTGCGCCTGTCTCTGGGCGAGGAAGGCGTCGCAACCCCCATTCCTCCACCTGGCACACGGGTCATGACCACCGGATACCTCGGGCCCCCGCCCGGCCCCGCAGCGCCGGGCAGTTTCGATTTCCGCCGCCAAGCCTGGTTCGAGGGGTTGGGCGCAATCGGCTACACCCGGAATCCGGTGATGGTGGCTGAGCCGTCGGTGGGGGGCGCCCAGATGTGGCTTCAGCGCCTGCGCCAACGCATGTCCCTGGCAATGCAGCAGGCCATCGGCGGACAGGAGGGGGCGGTCGCGTCGGCCCTGATGACCGGCGATCGCTCGGGGATCGCCGAGGCAACCAACGCCGTCATGCGCGATGCCAATCTTTATCACATCGTGTCGATCTCAGGCTTGCATATGTCGATGCTGGCGGGGTTCATTTATGGCGCGCTGCGGATCGCACTGTCGGCGCTGAGCGCGGCAACCGGGCGCGGCGCGGGCAGGCCGGTCCATAAGCTGGCCGCCGGGGTCGCCTTGGCGGCGGCGGCCTTTTACATGGCGCTGTCGGATGGCGGCGTCGCGACCGAGCGCGCCTTTGTCATGATCGCGGTCATGCTCGGCGCCATCATCGTCGATCGTCGCGCGATTTCGCTCCGGACCGTCGCACTGGCCGCCCTGATCCTGCTGGTGCTGTCCCCCGAGGCACTGACTCAGCCCGGATTCCAGATGAGCTTTGCCGCTACCGTTGGCCTGATCCTCAGCGCTGGCCCATGGTCCCGCGTCTCGCCCCGGGTTCCCCGGTTGTTGCGGCCGGTTGCGATGTTGCTGCTGTCGTCGGCTGTCGCGGGATTCGCGACCGCGCCGCTGGCCGCCGCGCATTTCAATCGCATGTCAGAATACGGACTGCTGGCGAATCTTCTGGCAGTGCCCCTGATGGGGGCGGTGGTGATGCCAGGCGGCGTGATCGCGGCCTTGTTGGCGCCGGTCGGGTTTGCGCAGCCTGCCTTGTGGATCATGGGCATCGGGACCGGCCTGATGCTGGACATCGCGCGGTTCATCTCCGGACTCCACGGCGCGGTGTCGACGGTCCCCTCGCCGCCGGGCGCGGTGATCCCGTTGCTCGGCCTCGGCGGGGTGCTGCTCGCCTTGGGCGGGGGTGGGCTGGGGCTGCCCCACGGCATGGTCCGGGGCATCGGCGCGGCGGTGCTGACGCTCGCGATGGCTCTTTGGCTGACCGCCACGCGCCCGGCGCTGCTGATTGCGGCCGAGGCGGACGCGGTCGGCTTGTTGACGCCGGCGGGACGGACCATGTCCAAGCCCAAGGGCGGCAGCTTTGCCGTTGCAACCTGGCTGGCCGAGGACGGCGACATCGCCTCGTCGGAGGCTGCCGGAAACCGTGCCGGTTGGTCCGGTCCGGCGGGTGTCCGAACGGCGCAGCTTCCGAACGGGCGAACCGTCGTGCATCTGACAGGCAAGGGTGCTGAGGATGCCCTCGCAGCGACTTGCAAGAACGGAGGGGTGGTAGTCGCAGCGATTGACGACCGGCCCCGCGGGAGTGGTGAGCGGGTGCCCTCGCGAGGGGCGGCGCAGGGCCAGGGAGGCAGCGCAGGGACCGCAAAAGCGGCAATAGACTGGAAGTCTGCCGCCAACGTCACGCGAACGGGGAATAAGGAGGGCTCCAATAAAGAGGCCCGAAGCCGCGGTCGCGATACAAGCGCGGGAGCTGAAAAACAGATCGCCGATTGCCAACGGATCGACCTGAATTCACTTCGCCTGACGGGCGCTGTGGCCATTTCCGCGGACGGCAGCATGCGGACAGTTCGCGATGCAGCAGGAGACCGCCCTTGGTCAGGCCGCGCCAAAAATGCGCGCCCGCGCTTCGCTGATCTGCAGTTCCGGAGAGGCGGGAGGGTGCAGGCAACGCCCGACAAGACCTACTCGGACTCATCTACGCGGAAGGCCATCCCGCGTGGGCAAGACCAAGAAGCGAACGGAAGTTTGTCTCCCGGGCAACGCGGCCCCGATCAGCAAGCTGGAGGCCGCGCAGAATAG